A single genomic interval of Sinorhizobium meliloti harbors:
- a CDS encoding sugar phosphate isomerase/epimerase family protein: MMQTGIFTGYFPYSLEETARKIRALDFNTVQLDMHFKDVDLSAGQITREKCIRIRETFRDHHLPISCISGYTNIIHPDRAERQRRVGYLKEIIRHAQYLGTPYVISETGTYNTESDWVHHPRNKTEEGFEECRKVIADLAQHAYDHGAVFLLETYVNNVVGSVEETVKMFAQVDHPGLGLLMDPTNYFEAHNIGRMDEILNQVFDTLQDRIKIAHAKDVKRSGDDKTEKHADIGDEDALESHTFRGVGEIELPAPGLGSLNYDLYLQRLSKKHPNIPVIIEHLDESDVPRAKRFLDGKLRALGL; this comes from the coding sequence ATGATGCAAACCGGCATTTTTACGGGCTATTTCCCCTACAGCCTGGAAGAGACGGCGAGAAAAATAAGAGCGCTCGACTTCAATACCGTTCAGCTCGACATGCATTTCAAGGATGTCGATCTGTCGGCAGGCCAGATCACGCGGGAGAAGTGCATCCGGATCCGCGAGACCTTCCGCGATCATCATCTGCCGATCTCCTGCATTTCCGGCTACACCAACATCATCCATCCGGACAGGGCAGAGCGCCAGCGTCGCGTCGGTTACCTCAAGGAGATCATCCGCCACGCCCAGTATCTCGGCACGCCCTATGTCATCTCGGAAACCGGCACCTACAACACGGAGTCGGACTGGGTGCATCACCCGAGGAACAAGACCGAAGAAGGCTTCGAGGAGTGCCGCAAGGTCATCGCCGATCTTGCCCAGCACGCCTATGATCATGGTGCCGTCTTCCTCCTCGAAACCTACGTGAACAACGTCGTCGGCTCGGTCGAGGAGACCGTGAAGATGTTCGCCCAGGTGGATCACCCCGGTCTCGGTCTGCTGATGGATCCGACGAACTATTTCGAGGCGCACAACATCGGCCGCATGGACGAGATACTGAACCAGGTCTTCGACACCCTGCAGGACAGGATCAAGATCGCCCATGCCAAGGACGTCAAGCGTTCGGGCGACGACAAGACGGAGAAGCATGCCGATATCGGTGATGAGGATGCGCTCGAAAGCCATACCTTCCGCGGCGTGGGCGAGATCGAGCTTCCGGCACCGGGCCTCGGCTCGCTGAACTACGATCTCTATCTCCAGCGGCTTTCGAAGAAGCATCCGAACATACCCGTCATCATCGAGCATCTCGACGAAAGCGATGTGCCGCGCGCCAAGAGGTTCCTCGACGGGAAGCTTCGGGCGCTCGGCCTCTGA
- a CDS encoding SDR family NAD(P)-dependent oxidoreductase, with protein MIAGPLTAGEVVPGMSIAGKVILYTGAAGGLGAETTLSFLRAGARVVAIDNDEAKTRALVDASEREGLGGLTVRAIDLADLSGLRAALDQAAAKAGGFDVVINNAAIYPSRPFEEYSIEDFQRVQRINVDAGIVCVQAALPYMRERGWGRIVNIASVTLSGGWANLAPYVQSKGALVGLTRAWAREFGGYGITVNAISPGAFPTDAEKIHPDPEGYTRFVLDHQAVKRRGRPADIAAALTFLISDSAGFITGQTLNVDGGWVMH; from the coding sequence ATGATTGCCGGACCTTTGACCGCCGGGGAGGTCGTCCCCGGAATGTCGATCGCCGGCAAGGTCATCCTTTATACGGGTGCGGCCGGCGGCCTGGGAGCGGAGACGACACTGAGTTTTCTCCGTGCCGGCGCACGCGTCGTGGCCATCGACAACGACGAGGCAAAGACGCGCGCGCTCGTGGATGCTTCGGAAAGGGAAGGGCTGGGCGGCCTCACGGTGCGGGCGATCGACCTCGCCGACCTGAGCGGCCTGCGCGCCGCGCTCGACCAGGCTGCTGCCAAGGCGGGCGGCTTCGATGTGGTGATCAACAATGCCGCGATCTATCCGTCGAGGCCGTTCGAAGAGTATTCGATCGAGGATTTCCAGCGCGTGCAGCGGATCAATGTCGATGCCGGCATCGTCTGCGTCCAGGCGGCCTTGCCGTATATGCGCGAGCGGGGCTGGGGCCGGATCGTCAATATCGCCAGCGTCACCCTGTCCGGCGGGTGGGCCAATCTTGCCCCTTATGTGCAGTCCAAGGGCGCCCTCGTCGGGCTGACGCGCGCCTGGGCGCGCGAATTCGGTGGCTACGGCATCACCGTCAATGCCATCTCGCCCGGCGCTTTCCCGACGGATGCCGAAAAGATCCATCCGGATCCGGAAGGCTATACGCGTTTCGTGCTCGACCACCAGGCGGTCAAACGCCGTGGTCGCCCGGCCGACATCGCTGCCGCTCTCACCTTCCTGATCTCCGACTCTGCGGGCTTCATCACCGGCCAGACCCTGAACGTCGACGGCGGCTGGGTGATGCATTGA
- a CDS encoding ABC transporter permease: protein MTMQSALTFARGLGRHREASVLAMLAVVALYLTFASDYFLEPRNLLNVGRQASVVAIVALGQALVIIARGIDLSVGSVIGLSAVVAAVLMRDTGSETVGLLGGLLTGLACGLANGLLYTRLKINPFIATLGTLSIARGIALLMTGGIPVSFGGFAEFVGAGRIFDIPVSFLLMIVLAAIVHVFASRTVTGREIYAIGDNPKASRLAGVNLRSTRLFVFALCGLLAGLGGLILAGNLASADPNLGMGYELDVIAAVILGGTALSGGRGSILGVVIGALLMALLNNAFVLLGISAYWQVVTKGLVIIFAVGLDGLQRGGDDD, encoded by the coding sequence ATGACCATGCAGTCAGCATTGACCTTCGCACGAGGACTGGGCCGGCATCGCGAAGCATCGGTGCTTGCCATGCTCGCCGTCGTGGCGCTCTATCTGACATTCGCCAGCGATTATTTCCTGGAACCGCGCAACCTGCTGAACGTCGGCCGCCAGGCCTCGGTCGTGGCGATCGTCGCCTTGGGGCAGGCCCTGGTCATCATCGCGCGCGGCATCGATCTTTCCGTGGGTTCGGTCATCGGTCTTTCCGCTGTCGTCGCAGCCGTGCTGATGCGCGACACCGGCAGCGAGACCGTCGGCCTCCTCGGCGGCCTTCTGACAGGACTCGCCTGCGGTCTTGCCAACGGACTTCTCTACACGCGGCTGAAAATCAATCCTTTCATCGCCACGCTCGGCACGCTCTCGATCGCGCGCGGGATCGCGCTCCTCATGACCGGCGGCATCCCTGTATCGTTCGGCGGCTTTGCCGAGTTCGTCGGTGCGGGGCGCATCTTCGACATACCGGTGTCCTTCCTGCTGATGATCGTGCTCGCCGCGATCGTCCATGTGTTCGCGAGCCGGACCGTCACAGGCCGGGAGATCTATGCGATCGGCGACAATCCCAAGGCCTCCCGTCTTGCCGGCGTGAACCTGCGCTCGACCCGGCTGTTCGTCTTCGCGCTGTGCGGCCTGCTGGCAGGGCTCGGCGGGCTCATCCTCGCGGGCAACCTGGCAAGCGCCGACCCGAATCTCGGCATGGGATACGAGCTGGACGTCATCGCCGCCGTGATCCTCGGCGGCACCGCATTGAGCGGCGGCCGCGGTTCGATCCTCGGCGTGGTGATCGGCGCCTTGCTCATGGCGCTGCTCAACAACGCTTTTGTGCTTCTCGGCATCTCTGCCTACTGGCAGGTCGTGACCAAGGGGCTCGTCATCATCTTCGCCGTCGGGCTGGACGGGCTGCAGCGCGGCGGCGACGACGACTGA
- a CDS encoding sugar ABC transporter substrate-binding protein, with translation MLLKRLKTMAFAAAAVAAVTLPSLAGEAPQGGTVAAVENTKGPVRIAFLSFQNNPFWTPVTEGARAANDYLSKYDAKVDFVDLGDELSAEAVVAGIEGALAKKYDGIVVVPIFDGTARIINEATEEGVPVFNIIAEGATESQRLAFIGQDATSAGKQIGEFIAKKMNGKGKLGVITGYFGATQHTQRMNGALEYLKANSPDIQIVGPFENKDKAESAYSLVQDMMTANPDLSMVYVTAGGPFGAAKAVKDLNLTGKVGVVGFDHTPDNIQYLKTGEMVGLIDQAPYQQALDSSVMLYNYIVAGQEPPAKVIPVTGKLLTPDDAK, from the coding sequence ATGTTGCTCAAGAGACTTAAAACCATGGCCTTTGCCGCTGCGGCCGTTGCGGCGGTCACATTGCCTTCGCTGGCGGGCGAAGCACCGCAGGGCGGCACCGTCGCCGCGGTGGAAAACACCAAGGGGCCGGTGAGGATCGCTTTCCTGTCGTTTCAGAACAATCCGTTCTGGACCCCGGTCACGGAAGGGGCGAGGGCGGCGAACGACTATCTGTCGAAATACGACGCCAAGGTCGATTTCGTCGATCTCGGGGACGAGCTCTCCGCCGAGGCGGTCGTCGCCGGCATCGAGGGCGCACTCGCCAAGAAATATGACGGCATCGTCGTGGTGCCGATCTTCGACGGCACGGCGCGCATTATCAACGAAGCCACGGAAGAGGGCGTGCCGGTCTTCAACATCATTGCGGAAGGTGCGACGGAATCGCAGCGCCTTGCCTTCATCGGCCAGGATGCGACCTCGGCCGGCAAGCAGATCGGCGAATTCATCGCCAAGAAGATGAACGGAAAGGGCAAGCTCGGCGTCATCACCGGCTATTTCGGCGCCACCCAGCACACGCAGCGCATGAACGGCGCGCTGGAATATCTGAAGGCGAACTCCCCGGACATTCAGATCGTCGGTCCTTTCGAGAACAAGGACAAGGCGGAATCGGCCTATTCGCTCGTTCAGGACATGATGACCGCCAATCCGGATCTCTCGATGGTCTACGTGACCGCCGGCGGGCCGTTCGGTGCGGCAAAGGCCGTCAAGGATCTCAACCTGACCGGCAAGGTCGGCGTCGTCGGCTTCGACCATACGCCCGACAATATCCAGTACCTCAAAACCGGTGAGATGGTCGGCCTGATCGACCAGGCGCCCTACCAGCAGGCGCTCGATTCGAGCGTTATGCTCTACAACTATATCGTCGCCGGCCAGGAACCGCCCGCAAAGGTCATCCCGGTGACCGGAAAGCTGCTGACGCCCGATGACGCCAAGTAA
- a CDS encoding Gfo/Idh/MocA family oxidoreductase, with the protein MSAANGFVPDPPVRVKEYKIGCIGAGMIMAECHLAAYRQAGFPVAAIASRTQERAEAVAARWEIPAVHATPSALIADANVEILDIAFPPDQQPALIREALAQPHIKAILAQKPLALTLDEAKALRDEAASAGKIFSVNQNMRYDQSMRVLKQILDRGELGTVVIATIEMRAIPHWQGFLEEYDRLTLANMSVHHLDVLRFLFGEPDAITTVTRPDPRTEFAHTDGITVSTLTFPDGVLAVSMEDVWSGPREEGFDSDIYIKWRVEGTEGVAQGTIGWPDGSPSTLSYASKKTTDGKWVSPEWETMWFPHAFIGVMEQLQYALKSGEAPALSVADNVKTVALVEAGYRSIAEARTVKLSEISVD; encoded by the coding sequence GTGAGCGCTGCCAATGGCTTCGTGCCTGACCCGCCGGTGCGGGTGAAAGAATACAAGATCGGCTGCATCGGAGCCGGCATGATCATGGCCGAATGTCATCTGGCCGCTTATCGGCAGGCGGGCTTTCCCGTCGCTGCGATCGCCTCACGCACGCAGGAACGGGCAGAGGCCGTCGCCGCCCGTTGGGAAATTCCCGCCGTTCATGCGACGCCTTCCGCTTTGATCGCCGATGCGAACGTCGAGATCCTCGACATTGCCTTTCCGCCGGACCAGCAGCCGGCGCTGATCCGCGAAGCACTTGCGCAGCCGCATATCAAGGCAATCCTCGCGCAAAAGCCCTTGGCGCTCACGCTGGACGAAGCGAAGGCCTTGCGGGACGAGGCGGCAAGCGCCGGCAAGATATTCTCGGTCAACCAGAATATGCGCTATGACCAGTCTATGCGGGTTCTGAAGCAGATCCTCGACAGAGGCGAGCTCGGCACGGTCGTCATAGCGACCATCGAGATGCGGGCGATTCCGCACTGGCAAGGTTTTCTCGAGGAATACGACCGGCTGACCCTCGCCAATATGAGCGTGCATCACCTCGACGTGCTGCGCTTCCTGTTCGGCGAACCGGACGCGATCACGACGGTCACCCGGCCGGATCCACGCACCGAATTTGCCCATACGGACGGGATCACGGTCTCGACGCTCACCTTCCCCGACGGCGTTCTAGCCGTCTCCATGGAAGACGTCTGGTCCGGCCCGCGCGAGGAGGGGTTCGACAGCGACATCTACATCAAGTGGCGGGTCGAGGGCACGGAAGGCGTCGCGCAGGGCACGATCGGCTGGCCGGACGGCTCGCCCTCGACGCTCTCATACGCGTCGAAAAAGACGACGGATGGAAAGTGGGTCAGCCCGGAATGGGAGACCATGTGGTTCCCCCATGCCTTCATCGGGGTGATGGAACAGCTGCAATATGCGCTGAAATCCGGCGAAGCCCCGGCGCTCTCCGTGGCCGACAACGTCAAAACCGTCGCATTGGTGGAGGCGGGCTACCGCTCCATCGCCGAGGCACGAACGGTCAAGCTTTCCGAGATCTCGGTCGACTGA
- a CDS encoding carbohydrate ABC transporter substrate-binding protein encodes MQRLKALTWDHPRGYKALAAAAARPELAEWGLAIDWEKQPLEGFESHPITDLCARYDLVVLDHPHVGEALAGSCLRSLEDVFGDATVQALEAESIGPSLRSYRFGGAHWALPLDAATQVMAARADLLEAPVPELWDEVVALSRTTGKVALSLAGPHAALSFLSIAAAFGDPPAETDPEVLVSRHVGRSVYELMRDLANRSPRSVRDRNPIGILDHMASNDDVVLCPLVYGYVNYAAPQTGHQVAFHDAPRRIPGGRPGSTLGGTGIGISRRCEITPALKEHLLWLMSREAQVDFIPAHDGQPSRREAWHDPRVNARWGGFYENTAETLEQAYVRPRHDGYIAFQGKASPLLRQAFEDKAPADGVLESLQALYASHRKAGGER; translated from the coding sequence ATGCAACGGCTGAAGGCTCTGACATGGGATCATCCACGCGGCTACAAGGCGCTTGCGGCTGCCGCCGCGCGCCCTGAACTTGCAGAATGGGGGCTCGCCATAGATTGGGAGAAGCAGCCGCTCGAAGGCTTCGAATCCCATCCGATCACCGATCTTTGCGCGCGCTACGATCTCGTGGTTCTCGATCATCCGCATGTCGGGGAAGCTCTGGCCGGAAGTTGCCTGCGGTCTCTCGAGGACGTGTTCGGCGATGCGACCGTCCAGGCGCTCGAGGCGGAGAGCATCGGTCCCTCCTTGCGGAGCTACCGCTTCGGCGGCGCTCATTGGGCGCTGCCGCTCGATGCGGCCACGCAGGTGATGGCGGCGCGGGCCGATCTTCTCGAGGCACCGGTGCCCGAGCTTTGGGACGAGGTCGTGGCGCTCTCCCGGACCACCGGCAAGGTGGCGCTGTCGCTCGCCGGTCCGCACGCGGCGCTCTCGTTCCTGTCGATAGCCGCGGCCTTCGGCGACCCTCCGGCAGAGACGGATCCGGAGGTCCTCGTCTCCCGGCACGTCGGGCGCTCGGTTTACGAACTGATGCGCGATCTCGCGAACCGCAGTCCGCGGTCTGTGCGCGACCGGAACCCGATCGGGATCCTCGATCACATGGCGTCGAACGACGACGTCGTGCTCTGCCCGCTGGTCTACGGTTACGTGAACTACGCCGCGCCGCAGACGGGGCATCAGGTCGCCTTCCACGACGCGCCGCGCCGCATCCCCGGCGGGCGGCCGGGTTCGACGCTCGGGGGTACGGGAATCGGCATCTCGCGGCGCTGCGAAATCACGCCGGCTCTGAAGGAACACCTGCTCTGGCTGATGAGCCGCGAGGCCCAGGTCGATTTCATCCCCGCACATGACGGCCAGCCGTCTCGGCGCGAGGCCTGGCATGATCCACGCGTCAACGCCCGCTGGGGCGGATTCTACGAAAACACGGCCGAAACGCTGGAGCAGGCCTATGTGCGCCCGCGCCACGACGGCTACATCGCCTTCCAGGGCAAGGCCTCGCCGCTTCTGCGGCAGGCCTTCGAGGACAAGGCGCCGGCCGACGGCGTGCTCGAAAGCTTGCAGGCCCTCTATGCAAGCCATCGCAAAGCCGGTGGCGAAAGGTAG
- a CDS encoding enoyl-CoA hydratase/isomerase family protein, translating to MTDDVLYAVDGAIATITLNRPQKLNAVTPEMAEAIVEAVKESNDSDRIRCVILTGAGDRAFCAGSDIRELDTYRTPWQFRNRPDYCDAFRALLKPTICAVNGYAFGGGLETAMSCDIRIASENAQFAAPEIKLGWIGGGGMAAHLMHSIGASNAALMLMTGDPIPADKALAWGLVSEVVPQTDLLERAGAIAEIIASRAPIAAETAKANLKAAVSMPLDKAIEYERDLQTICFATADAAEGRAAFKEKRAPNFERR from the coding sequence ATGACCGACGACGTTCTCTATGCCGTGGACGGTGCAATCGCCACGATCACCCTCAACCGGCCCCAAAAGCTCAATGCCGTGACGCCGGAAATGGCCGAGGCGATCGTCGAGGCCGTGAAGGAAAGCAACGACAGCGACCGCATTCGCTGCGTCATCCTTACCGGCGCCGGTGATCGCGCCTTCTGCGCCGGCTCCGATATCCGCGAGCTCGACACCTACCGTACGCCCTGGCAGTTCCGCAATCGGCCGGACTATTGCGATGCGTTCCGCGCCCTGCTCAAGCCGACGATCTGCGCGGTGAACGGCTATGCCTTCGGTGGCGGCCTGGAGACGGCCATGTCCTGCGACATCCGGATCGCTTCGGAAAACGCGCAGTTCGCGGCACCGGAGATCAAGCTCGGATGGATCGGCGGCGGCGGCATGGCGGCACATCTGATGCATTCCATCGGCGCCTCGAATGCCGCGCTCATGCTGATGACGGGCGACCCGATACCGGCGGACAAGGCGCTGGCCTGGGGGTTGGTCAGCGAGGTCGTTCCCCAGACCGACCTGTTGGAACGTGCCGGCGCGATCGCCGAAATCATCGCCTCGCGGGCACCGATCGCGGCGGAAACGGCGAAGGCCAACCTCAAGGCGGCGGTTTCGATGCCGCTCGACAAGGCTATCGAATACGAACGCGATCTGCAGACGATCTGCTTTGCGACCGCGGACGCGGCCGAAGGCCGGGCGGCCTTCAAGGAGAAGCGCGCCCCCAATTTCGAAAGGCGGTGA
- a CDS encoding LacI family DNA-binding transcriptional regulator has protein sequence MRSTLTDIAREAGVSSATVDRVLNNRSGVKHRTREIVMDAARRLGYLGLAAHNASAEGRVRLDFVLPAGTNTFIANLLRQLQSQGTARPDLDVRVHSIEGFNPDTLAGTLQELRGETMGVGVIALDHPTVREAMRSLASSGVPIVTLVSDILHVPRTGYIGIDNRAAGRLAGYLLGRFLGRETKGKIALFAGSLSYRGHEEREMGFRHIIADEFPALEIVELREIRDDRERAFEEAAALLKRHPDLAGIYNIGAGNSGIGQALAEAGKAESIIFVGHELTEHSKRLLLSGVMDAVIDQNPRVEAREALSMLDCAVRGKPIDYHPPRLQVIFRENIPET, from the coding sequence TTGCGATCCACACTGACTGATATCGCCCGGGAGGCTGGCGTTTCGAGCGCGACCGTCGATCGCGTCCTTAACAATCGCAGCGGCGTCAAGCACAGGACGCGCGAAATCGTCATGGATGCCGCCCGGCGTCTGGGCTACCTCGGCCTCGCCGCGCACAACGCCTCCGCGGAAGGGCGCGTGCGCCTCGACTTCGTGCTGCCGGCAGGCACCAATACCTTCATCGCCAACCTTCTCCGGCAATTGCAAAGCCAGGGCACGGCCAGACCTGATCTCGACGTGCGCGTCCACTCCATCGAAGGGTTCAATCCGGACACGCTCGCCGGCACCCTTCAGGAATTGAGGGGCGAGACCATGGGCGTGGGCGTAATCGCCTTGGACCATCCGACGGTCAGAGAGGCAATGCGTTCACTCGCCTCTTCGGGAGTGCCGATCGTAACGCTCGTATCCGACATCCTGCACGTACCGCGCACCGGCTATATCGGCATCGACAATCGCGCGGCCGGAAGGCTCGCAGGATACCTGCTCGGACGTTTTCTCGGCCGAGAGACGAAGGGTAAGATCGCGCTGTTCGCCGGCTCTCTCTCCTACCGAGGCCACGAGGAACGGGAGATGGGCTTTCGTCACATCATCGCTGACGAGTTCCCCGCCCTCGAAATCGTCGAGTTGCGCGAGATCCGGGATGACCGCGAGCGCGCCTTCGAGGAAGCCGCTGCATTGTTGAAGCGTCACCCGGACCTGGCGGGCATCTACAATATAGGTGCCGGTAACTCCGGTATCGGCCAGGCCTTGGCCGAGGCCGGAAAGGCCGAAAGCATCATATTCGTCGGTCACGAGCTGACCGAGCACAGCAAGAGGCTGTTGCTAAGCGGCGTCATGGACGCAGTGATAGACCAGAATCCGCGGGTGGAAGCCCGCGAGGCGCTTTCGATGCTGGACTGCGCCGTGCGGGGCAAGCCGATCGACTATCATCCGCCGCGTCTGCAAGTGATCTTCCGGGAAAATATACCCGAGACCTGA
- a CDS encoding CoA transferase yields MGILSGFRVLDCSIAMAGPFAAQRLGDLGADVIKVEPVTGEWQRHVAAGGAGGNRVNVSFLSLNRNKRSLAVDLKSPEGKEVLLDLVKTADIFLQNYRPGVAKRLGVDYDTLSRINPRLVYVSMSGYGEDGPYIDRPGQDLVLQGMSGAMLSAGREGEAPTAAGQYLVDAITAYNAFEGALAALFHRERTGEGQLVQVNMLDAITTIQMQELSVFTIGQKPQKRSAEPHAHVYIRAPYGAFATTDGFIIVAFPKLKTLGEVIGEESFLTMDDEVDTWTRRDEIFAKTREKLKTKSSEEWLARLRAADIWCGPVYGYADLVEDAQIRHNGTFVEYDHPTEGRVKTPGFPIRFSKTPSTVDRGAPVVGQHTREILKDAGYDEARIAALEAAGAIAAEDV; encoded by the coding sequence ATGGGAATTCTCAGCGGATTTCGCGTCCTCGATTGCTCGATCGCCATGGCGGGTCCGTTTGCGGCACAGCGTCTCGGCGACCTCGGCGCCGACGTGATCAAGGTCGAGCCCGTGACGGGCGAGTGGCAGCGCCACGTCGCCGCGGGGGGAGCCGGAGGCAACAGGGTCAACGTCTCCTTCCTGTCGCTCAATCGCAACAAGCGCTCGCTCGCCGTCGACCTGAAGTCGCCGGAGGGTAAGGAGGTTCTTCTCGACCTGGTGAAGACGGCCGACATCTTCCTGCAGAACTACCGTCCGGGCGTCGCGAAACGTCTCGGCGTCGATTACGACACGCTCTCCCGCATCAATCCGCGCCTCGTCTATGTGTCGATGTCGGGATATGGCGAAGATGGACCCTATATCGATCGGCCCGGACAGGATCTCGTTCTCCAGGGCATGTCCGGCGCAATGCTTTCGGCGGGACGCGAAGGCGAGGCGCCGACGGCGGCGGGGCAATATCTGGTCGACGCCATCACCGCCTACAACGCATTCGAAGGCGCCCTGGCAGCTCTCTTTCACCGGGAGCGGACCGGCGAGGGACAGCTCGTGCAGGTCAATATGCTGGATGCGATCACCACGATCCAGATGCAGGAGCTCTCTGTCTTCACGATCGGCCAGAAACCGCAGAAGCGCTCGGCCGAGCCGCACGCCCATGTCTACATCCGCGCACCCTACGGCGCTTTCGCCACCACCGATGGTTTCATCATCGTCGCGTTTCCCAAGCTCAAGACCTTGGGAGAGGTGATCGGCGAGGAAAGCTTCCTGACCATGGACGACGAAGTCGACACCTGGACCAGGCGGGACGAGATCTTCGCGAAGACACGCGAGAAGCTGAAGACGAAAAGTTCCGAGGAGTGGCTGGCACGGCTTCGTGCGGCAGACATCTGGTGCGGCCCGGTCTATGGCTATGCGGACCTCGTCGAGGACGCGCAGATCAGGCACAACGGTACCTTCGTCGAATATGACCATCCGACCGAAGGCCGCGTCAAGACGCCCGGGTTTCCGATCAGGTTCTCCAAGACCCCCTCGACCGTCGACCGCGGGGCGCCGGTCGTCGGTCAGCATACACGCGAGATATTGAAGGACGCGGGCTATGACGAGGCTCGCATCGCCGCACTCGAAGCCGCCGGTGCCATTGCCGCCGAGGACGTCTGA
- a CDS encoding aldose 1-epimerase family protein, producing the protein MVELYGKAMSRRDIAARAGSFSQFAGVRLMTLEDGVERGIRMLEFRSGTGLRFTVLVDRALDIADCEFRGMAIGWNSPAGFKHPGLHEYEGEGGLSWLRSFSGLMVTCGLDHILFMADEPGDTYVYGPRRTISHSLHGRIGTIPARLTGYGEEWRGDDCILWCEGVVTQGTVFGEHLDLVRRIEIKAGTNEIRLTDRVVNRGFYRTPHMYCYHINVGHPVLAENSRYLAPIKDVVWAAHAGADYEKQDVGYHTLPAPQLNFHEQVWQHEMAADGEGRVPVALVNDALGIGFEVVTRKDQFPCMYEWQNLQAGQYALGIEPSTNHVLGHGAARERGELIWLEHGDERRYDTTFRILPDADAIAASERRIRSLAEQPVDAFPRPTGNHLPIGGRR; encoded by the coding sequence ATGGTCGAACTCTACGGGAAGGCGATGTCGCGCCGCGACATCGCCGCCAGGGCCGGGTCTTTTTCGCAATTTGCCGGCGTGCGCCTGATGACGCTCGAAGACGGCGTCGAGCGCGGCATCCGCATGCTGGAATTCCGCAGCGGAACGGGATTGCGCTTCACCGTGCTCGTCGACCGCGCCCTCGATATCGCCGACTGCGAATTTCGCGGCATGGCGATCGGATGGAACTCCCCGGCCGGCTTCAAGCATCCCGGCCTGCATGAATATGAAGGCGAGGGCGGTCTTTCCTGGCTGCGCTCCTTCTCGGGACTCATGGTGACCTGCGGTCTCGACCATATCCTGTTCATGGCGGACGAGCCGGGCGACACCTATGTCTACGGCCCGCGCAGGACCATCAGCCATTCGCTGCATGGCCGGATCGGAACGATTCCTGCAAGGCTCACGGGCTATGGCGAGGAATGGAGGGGCGACGACTGCATCCTCTGGTGCGAGGGTGTCGTCACCCAGGGTACGGTGTTCGGAGAGCATCTCGATCTCGTGCGCCGCATCGAAATCAAGGCGGGCACCAACGAGATCAGGCTCACCGACCGGGTGGTCAATCGCGGCTTCTACCGCACCCCGCACATGTATTGTTACCACATCAATGTCGGCCATCCGGTCCTGGCGGAAAATTCCCGCTACCTGGCGCCCATCAAGGACGTCGTCTGGGCCGCTCATGCCGGCGCCGACTACGAGAAGCAGGATGTCGGCTACCATACGCTGCCGGCTCCGCAGCTCAATTTCCACGAGCAGGTCTGGCAGCACGAAATGGCCGCGGACGGCGAAGGCCGGGTTCCGGTTGCCCTCGTCAACGATGCGCTCGGCATCGGCTTCGAAGTCGTCACCCGCAAGGACCAGTTTCCCTGCATGTACGAATGGCAGAACCTGCAAGCCGGGCAGTATGCGCTCGGCATAGAGCCGTCGACCAATCACGTCCTCGGCCATGGTGCTGCGCGCGAGCGCGGCGAACTGATCTGGCTCGAGCATGGTGACGAACGGAGATATGACACCACCTTCCGGATCCTTCCCGATGCGGATGCGATAGCAGCCAGCGAAAGGCGGATCCGCAGCCTCGCCGAACAACCCGTCGACGCGTTTCCCCGGCCGACCGGCAATCACTTGCCCATCGGAGGACGGCGATGA
- a CDS encoding DUF2277 domain-containing protein, translating to MCRNIKPLFNFDPPATDEEIRDAALQFVRKLSGTTKPSKRNEAPFERAVDSIAACARELLDALETSQPPRNREEVAAKARERSAMRFA from the coding sequence ATGTGCCGAAACATAAAACCCCTGTTCAATTTCGACCCGCCGGCGACGGATGAGGAAATCCGTGACGCGGCGCTGCAGTTCGTGCGCAAGCTGAGTGGAACGACCAAACCGTCGAAACGCAATGAAGCCCCCTTCGAGCGCGCGGTCGATTCGATCGCGGCATGCGCCCGCGAACTTCTGGACGCGCTGGAGACGTCGCAGCCTCCGCGCAATCGTGAGGAAGTCGCGGCAAAGGCGCGCGAGAGATCGGCGATGCGGTTCGCTTGA